DNA sequence from the Hemibagrus wyckioides isolate EC202008001 linkage group LG20, SWU_Hwy_1.0, whole genome shotgun sequence genome:
gtacgtatgtgtgtgtgtgtgttggtcactAAGGTGTACAGTACAACATCCCGGTGTGTATCTggctccacaacacacacccccaGAACCCCCCACGCTGCCTGGTGTGCCCGTTACGCAGCATGGTGATCaacagcaggagcagcagcgTGGACGCTCAGGGTCACGTCCTCCTGCACTGCATCAGCAACTGGAAGCACGTGAGTCAGGCCTTTATTATCACATGTCACGATCAGGGTCATGTccatgtttacatttacactgtaaatatttatttattgttaaaacGTTTTTCTGAAAAAGAGAAGCAATCAAGAAACATAGATGATTCAGAATAATGGTCACatattaatagtttttttttaaatagggatgagctgaaataataaaaaataattaaataaaaaatgaaaaattattacatataattattattatatatatgttgtattaTGATGCTTGAATTCAGgtgatatgtttatttaaaataaaaacacaagttttgtttaagaaaaaaatgtttttttgtttttttttttgttttcaaaactgaaaataaggaaaattctaaaagttaaaAAACCAAAAATGTTTTTGGATGTCAGTCTGAAATTTGAACATTATagtgtgtaattaaaaaaactttaaaaatgtataaataaatagtgttttaaaaattgtaaaagttaaaaaaagatTCCTCTAAAAGTGTGCCATGATGGCACTATATAAAAAATtctatatattatctatatattctttatttatgataatttaatattaaagcaGAAGAATTAAACTAAAGCACTTACAtctatattaaataaatccttaaaaatcaattttaaagtctaagtattattattattattattattagtattattattatcattattattattattattattaattgtgaCTTGTACAGTGATTGTCAATTCACAAgctgtattttgtatttaacGCTCTGTGTAAAATCTGATCCACAGGGTTGGTCCAACCTGTCCATCGTCCTGGAGGAGATGGTCGCCGCGTTTCAGCGCGAGCCGCCGCTTTTCTCCACTCATCCGAACAGATCTCCGAATCTCGCCTCCAGTGCGAAGCAGCAGAAGGAGGAGCAGCTCGATTATCGCAGACCTGATCTGACCACCAGAAGGTCAGTAGCACAAACACAAGTTAGAAAATTAGacaattaatatatatatattttttaattgacGAAAATCAAGCAGAGCAATATTTCTCCAAAAATGTGATTTTGCGAATGTTAATGCTAAcatctctaatattttgttaGAAATGAGCTCCTCTGGGTTTTTATTATCTGAGATTAAGCTATTAAagttagggttttttttattgtgttatttaaaataataatttaagtaAACAATCCATTCTATAccttatgatttatttttcttgtattaTCAGAGCTCAAACAGCATTTTGTCATCGAAAGTTATAGATATTTCTCCTGTCAGctcttctgttttatttttctgcagTGGGAACGCCGTGCACAGGAAGTTCTCCCACCCGGAAATGTCCTCGTCGTCTATGACCCAGTCAGCCAGAAGCTGTAAGATCTCATTATTCCGTGTGGTCGTCTGTGTATTAGACTGTTTCTTTCTGCTGTCTGACCTTAGTTTATTCCTTTATCGGTGTACGGCGTTCCGCAGCCGCGTGATGCTTTCGTTTTCTCCGTGTCCCGATCTAGCTAAGTGTGTGAAGTCGAGCCAGTCTCAGGACGGCGTCGGAGAGCTGAGCAGCGTGAGGAGGTCGTACACTCAGGAGCTGCTGGATTTCGGGATTTCCTTCGGAGGACCGAACCTCCAGAAAAACTCGACTAATCCGTTCATCActggtaaagaaaaaaagatcctTTAGACACACAGCCCAGACTAGTGATGTTGGCGACGTAACAATTATGAAGTGTTTCAGCATTAAATTcagctcttttttttaacatgatcTGTTATTTCTGCTCTCCTATCTTACTCAGCCCCTGATATGAACACTTCCGATCCAGACGATATCAGCAACCTGTTTAAAAGCCTCCAGCTGGAAAGAATAGTCAACATGTACCAGTTTGACCACAAGGACAAGGGTACGAATTCACTGGATTCTCTTTACACTGGTCTCTTTACATCGCATTTCCTTCCATTTTGGTCATTGGTTCGtttaaagagaaaagaaggCGCTGTCCgtcctcttctgcatacatgacCACACAGGTGGGCGTGATTGGcttgtgttgctgtgattgacaggtgagagaaagagattaaCTCTGTCCATCCCAACCAGACAGCACAGCCAATCACGCTCTCTTGGACACAGCAGACCAACGAAAATCAAATTTTAAAGATATTGTTACATccgttgttattattataagtaacacaatgtgttgtgtgtgttattacaatatgtaatacattgttattaatatcttaataatacagtaataagtTGGTGTCGGTGATTTTATTcgttaaacaaatgaacaaattctTCTGGTCTGCTCGCTTCCAGACATTCCTCAGGCGTGGAGGCAGAGTCAGGGGCATGACGAGGGATCCGTGCCCCAGCCGAGGTTACTTGACGACAGACACAGAATCCTGGTGAGTCACCTGCCCGTGGGCGTCTCTCCTCAGAGGATGAAGAACAAACTAACCATTTATTTTCAGAGAAGGCAGAACGGAGGTGGCGAGGTAGTGGCCGTCACGTACCCTTCAGCTCAGCCAGACCAGGCGGTGATCACCTTCAGGAACTACAGAGGTAAAAACTGCAGCACTGCTCCTGTGTGTTATAACCAGGCATTTAAAAGAGGAGCTTTGAATACACAAAACACGGCGAGTCCAGAGCAACCACAGCCATACAGGAAATCCTCTCCcgatgcataataataataataataataataataataatgttttaatatttgcaAAAACAAGGAATACGTTGTAGACAAATAGAAATTAAATGCAAACAGAAGAAATAATAGAAATGTGagtttgtaaatatttttaataatttattgattAATAATTAAGTGTTAATAAATAGTTATATTGCTTAGGCAATACAATTATGATTATATCTATAAAAAACATTCAgtttagttaaataaataaattataccATAAATCATAAAATTTTAAAACAAGTACAAGAAAATTATTAAACATTgccaaattaaaacaaaattaaaactaaacaaaaacctaaaaattctaaaataagaacaataataatagtcatcatctttatcatcaataaaaatgatttgaCAAGTAAGTCTTAATTTTAATTAACATCAAACAATGGacgtaaaataaaaacagaggaaatgggttagggttagacaaaataataatgattataataattattattattattactattattattataataagacaCTGTTTTGGTCCATTTCTTtagcttgttgttgttgtaaaatGTTAACAGATCTAGAAAACACATTCTGGTGTGTGTCATTTTCCTGAACGCAGATGCAGCGCATATCCTGAAAGAGCCAAACAGAATCATCACCATGGATGAACATCAACTTCTCATCCAGCTACAGAACTTCAATAGCTCACAAGTAAGTGAAATTCTCTCGAACCCTCTCAGATTCTCCCTGCGTGTTTCCTCCCGAGTCCTGAGCTCTTCCCCCGCAGGTCCGCGTCCCGGAGGGCATCCAGGTAGAGAAGGCCGAGATGTTCAGCATTATCCTGAGTCAGGAGGGCTGCACTTTTACCCCCGCAGATGTGCTGGAGGCGGTTCAGGCGTGCCGAGACATCCCGTCTGCTCTCAAATACCTGTCTCATGACTGCCCCATCTGCCAGGAGCAGGTGTCCTTCAGTAAGGTCAGAGAACACTGCCTGCTCCTTTTCTTCTCCACATCTGGTCTGAATCCATTTTTAAGAAGGAACACAATGCTGATCAGTCTTTCTCATGCTTTAACACACCTGAGCCAACTCAGCAGTTTGTCCAGGTTTATTCGGTTTCAAAAAATGTTCTGGTTGAGTGGTTTTTCTCATTCTCAGCACAGATGAACACCTTTAAAGCAGGGAAAACACGGAGCACGGTCATTTCAAAGCAAATGTTCTCCTCACACTGTAGTTGATGATAAATCCTGTGAATGCGCGTGCCGTCCTCAGATGATCACCATGACCCACTGCTCGTGTACGTTCTGCGAAAGCTGCTTCAAAGCCTACTTCTCATCGGTCATCAAAGAGAAGAGCATCGACTACGCTGTGTGTCCGCTGTGTAACAAGCCGGACGTGCGTACAGCAGGACACAGGGAGGAGTCCATGGAGTACTTTAGCCTGCTCGACACGCAGGTCAGATTCATACCATGTCATGTCGTTTaggttattattcattattcattattactaTTCAATCAGTCTAGCTAAAGAATCAACTAGATAACGTTATAAAGAATGACCCTAGTGTTATATATGTGCATAAACACCGTATCATGTAACggaaaagcctttattatcaacACTTCCCATTCTCCACACACAGATAAGGCACTATCTGGACACACAGACCCATGAGCTGTTTCAGAGGAAGCTGAGGGACCGAGCTCTGCAGGAGATGCCGAACTTCCGCTGGTGTGCTCATGTAAGAACTCGCATATATTTCAGTAACAGGTGATCTTTAATACGTACTTAATGCTAGCTGTGCtggagtgttacagtgaggattAGAAACGACAGCCGTGCATTTTAGTGAAGcgtatctctctctgttctctgcaGTGTTCTTTCGGACTTCTTCACGAAGCGGACCGACTGAGGATGGACTGCCCAAGCTGCAAGAAGAGCACATGCTTTAAGTGCAAAAGCCCTGTACGTAAAGCTTCAACAAATCTAACACTGGGTACAGGAGTGAAACAAGATTTGTAGCAGCACCTGTATGCCCTAGAACAGAGGTCCCCAACCACCGGGCCGTAGACCAGTACTGGGccgcaaagaaacaataaacttttcatttattttgaaaaattgtcACTTCCAACCACACCACACTCCTGCATTTGACTCGGTCGCGggtttttccatacatcagtaAGTCCGCAAGCTAATCCATGTTAAAATGACCTGGTAAAATGGTCAAGTATCGAACCGGTCCATGGAccatcagaatcgagaattaaACAGCAAATTAAATCATCACTAAAGAATCGGATGCGGTTCGAGGAAGTTAAATATTTcatgtgaaatgaaacacataTTACAGTTCATTGTTTTCTCCTTGCTGTCATCAGTGGGCTTCCCAGCATGAAGGACTTTCCTGTGAGAAGTTTAAGGAGTGGCTGCAGCTGAACAGCCCCGAGTTCCAAAACTCACGTCTGGAGGTCCTCCTCAGCCGGAACAAGATAGGTCTGATATCCAAACCTGATAACGTTCCAATCCATCTGCATTACTCACATCAGTTTTCCTGTATCATATTTGTAACTGGCCTTATTAACTGACCTCTGTGTATTTTAAACactttgtattttatttcttgtgtCGCAGACTGCCCCAAATGCAAGTTCCGGTTCTTTCTGTCTAAAGGCGGCTGTTTACATTTTAAGTGCACTCAATGCCAGCACGAGTTCTGCGGAGGCTGCAGTCGGCCGTTCAGGATGGGCGCTGTGagtctctctgtgtcccttCACATCACAAGGCTTGCTTATGTCCACTGATATAACAGAATAAACTTGATAAATGTGAAGCTTCCTGATCTCTCgggtttctctccctctgtctctctgtctctggactgtacaggtgtgtgattTCTCTGTTGAATGTGCTGCCAAGGGTTTACATGCCCATCACCCCAGGGACTGTCTGTACCACCTCAGAGACTGGAATGTGTCCAGACTGCGCAGTCTTTTGCAGGTGAGACGTCTCTTACACATTGTCATATGCTAGCATGCACAATTAATGATGTAACCACAGCGTGATGAAACTCGCGTCTATTTCCGTAAACTTTGCTttgattgctgttgttgttgttgatatcaGAATATCAAACAGTAAAAACAGTGACTAATTTGTGTCTGatgcaagaaaataaaacacttaggaGTGTAAGGTTAGAGGAAATACATCACATACAGTAAACAGTGTTCCTCATGTTCAGTTATATTCTATCATTTCCTCATTCAACAAATGTTATTAATACACTGCTCCTGCCTACTGGCTGTGCCTGATTTAtctgtttcttctcttctcagCACCATGGTGTGTCCCATCCTTTCATGTCCAGACGGAGGGATGACAACGGGCAAAAGGGTCCGAAAGGTATCGCTGctgagtgtttattacagttcaattcagttttatttgtatagcagttTATACAATGGACATTctcccaaagcagctttatagatgGGCGATTCTATGATTTTCATTTAAGAGGTGGCTCAGCCCCCCGTGAGggtataatagaatagaatagaataaaataaaggtttgactaacaggttaggatggtaaacttattgcagcattccactgtattgcatagatgtatataacatttgagtattgaacaagccaaatacaatCTTTACCCAAGATTGGCCACGCCCATTTTACATGAAAAGAGGAGATATTTTGGtagatttttaaaattgtgtgtgtctctcgtaggtgtgtgtggagtaatgGAGCACAAAGAGACGGGCAGTGTGAAAGAAGAGCCGTGTGGGCGTCCAGCTTTCCAAGAATATAGCGGCTACTGCACGTAATGCaccttcacttcctgttcaagACAACATTTCTTAATTTTGCTTCCTGAGTTTAAGCCTTACACAGGAAATTGACACATGTTCTGTACCAACCGTGACCAACTGCTGCTCATATCACAGCAATTTACACTTTTCTCTTGATTAATAAACGGAAACTCGTACATTTGATCAGTTTATAGTTAcgttaatgttgtggaatattCACAGGCAagtttagttcctgttatcacttgcattatagcagctataaacactgcaGACTTCTTCCCTAAGTGTTAAACAGACATCTCTTTATTCTCGATTACATGCCTTCATGTTGCACGtctgctgttactatagaaacgtatttatattatatattctctactagaacaagcacattaatataccTTGTGATTTGGACCATCTGAAAATACCATCAAAGATAGAAAACAAATTCTGACCGATCAGAATCGAGAGTCGCTGACCACACTGACTTGTTCTGCAGTGTTACAAATCTCTTCAAACTAATCATCTCCTGTTTATGGCTCTTTGG
Encoded proteins:
- the si:dkey-181m9.8 gene encoding uncharacterized protein si:dkey-181m9.8 isoform X2, with the translated sequence MTRVTSELEFKTLAECNYCYPAEVLAEVREVTAAFPDLHLYVDYYYYPNNDRKKLVHLRGTVPVFYEGVQYNIPVCIWLHNTHPQNPPRCLVCPLRSMVINSRSSSVDAQGHVLLHCISNWKHGWSNLSIVLEEMVAAFQREPPLFSTHPNRSPNLASSAKQQKEEQLDYRRPDLTTRSGNAVHRKFSHPEMSSSSMTQSARSSKCVKSSQSQDGVGELSSVRRSYTQELLDFGISFGGPNLQKNSTNPFITAPDMNTSDPDDISNLFKSLQLERIVNMYQFDHKDKDIPQAWRQSQGHDEGSVPQPRLLDDRHRILRRQNGGGEVVAVTYPSAQPDQAVITFRNYRDAAHILKEPNRIITMDEHQLLIQLQNFNSSQVRVPEGIQVEKAEMFSIILSQEGCTFTPADVLEAVQACRDIPSALKYLSHDCPICQEQVSFSKMITMTHCSCTFCESCFKAYFSSVIKEKSIDYAVCPLCNKPDVRTAGHREESMEYFSLLDTQIRHYLDTQTHELFQRKLRDRALQEMPNFRWCAHCSFGLLHEADRLRMDCPSCKKSTCFKCKSPWASQHEGLSCEKFKEWLQLNSPEFQNSRLEVLLSRNKIDCPKCKFRFFLSKGGCLHFKCTQCQHEFCGGCSRPFRMGAVCDFSVECAAKGLHAHHPRDCLYHLRDWNVSRLRSLLQHHGVSHPFMSRRRDDNGQKGPKGVCGVMEHKETGSVKEEPCGRPAFQEYSGYCTLHYKECLVELINQNRLDPVVLLEVPELHAELDRWKIPVPEKQPLESDKLYKERLRQMLIERVGLTASVSSRSNPAAPPTASPSPTSPMLAAAPWYSVLNPGRAKAEDSQLLLMLND
- the si:dkey-181m9.8 gene encoding uncharacterized protein si:dkey-181m9.8 isoform X1, with the protein product MTRVTSELEFKTLAECNYCYPAEVLAEVREVTAAFPDLHLYVDYYYYPNNDRKKLVHLRGTVPVFYEGVQYNIPVCIWLHNTHPQNPPRCLVCPLRSMVINSRSSSVDAQGHVLLHCISNWKHGWSNLSIVLEEMVAAFQREPPLFSTHPNRSPNLASSAKQQKEEQLDYRRPDLTTRSGNAVHRKFSHPEMSSSSMTQSARSSKCVKSSQSQDGVGELSSVRRSYTQELLDFGISFGGPNLQKNSTNPFITAPDMNTSDPDDISNLFKSLQLERIVNMYQFDHKDKDIPQAWRQSQGHDEGSVPQPRLLDDRHRILVSHLPVGVSPQRMKNKLTIYFQRRQNGGGEVVAVTYPSAQPDQAVITFRNYRDAAHILKEPNRIITMDEHQLLIQLQNFNSSQVRVPEGIQVEKAEMFSIILSQEGCTFTPADVLEAVQACRDIPSALKYLSHDCPICQEQVSFSKMITMTHCSCTFCESCFKAYFSSVIKEKSIDYAVCPLCNKPDVRTAGHREESMEYFSLLDTQIRHYLDTQTHELFQRKLRDRALQEMPNFRWCAHCSFGLLHEADRLRMDCPSCKKSTCFKCKSPWASQHEGLSCEKFKEWLQLNSPEFQNSRLEVLLSRNKIDCPKCKFRFFLSKGGCLHFKCTQCQHEFCGGCSRPFRMGAVCDFSVECAAKGLHAHHPRDCLYHLRDWNVSRLRSLLQHHGVSHPFMSRRRDDNGQKGPKGVCGVMEHKETGSVKEEPCGRPAFQEYSGYCTLHYKECLVELINQNRLDPVVLLEVPELHAELDRWKIPVPEKQPLESDKLYKERLRQMLIERVGLTASVSSRSNPAAPPTASPSPTSPMLAAAPWYSVLNPGRAKAEDSQLLLMLND